The Candidatus Neomarinimicrobiota bacterium genome contains the following window.
TCACCAGTTCTGAGACCTATTTCAGGAATCAGGAGATCCTGGGTGGCTTCGCCATCATGCCAAAACATATCTGGGATCCCCGGAGTTTGATGGATCGCTTTACCCTTGCTGATCTGCTCAATCCCACCATCACCCGCGAAGAAGCTGCTATCAAAGAATTTGCCGAAGCTTTTAATACCCATTCTCAGGGGAGACCAGTAGGTGAGGATGCCGAACCAATTGTTGGCTCTGGTCCCTTCAAATTTGGTAAGTGGATCACCGGTGACTATATGTCCCTGATTCGCAACGATGACTACTGGGGTGCTGATGACACCTACATCAAAGGATTTAGTGACAGGGGCGGCTACCTGGATAAGATCATTATTAAGGTGGTTCAGGATGCCACTGCCAGATTGATCGCACTCAAGGCTGGTGAGATTGATTTTATTCCCCGCATGCGGGCCATCCAATATTTTGAACAGACCAATTCAGCAGAATTTCTGAAAAATTATCAAAAGGTCTCTTATGTCGTTCCGGCTTATAGTTACATCGGTTGGAATAATGATAAACCATATTTTAAGGATAAACGGGTGCGCCAGGCCATGACCATGCTCATTGACCGGGAAGCCTATAATAAATACATCGCCTATGGCATGGGTATTCCAACCATCGGTCCTTTTTACATTTATGGTGAACAATACAATCACAATATTGAACGCTGGCCCTTTGATCCCATCAGAGCGGTTGAATTGATCGAAGCAGCCGGTTGGATCGATCATGATGGTGATGGCATTCGCGATAAAGATGGTGTCGATTTTAACTTCACTTTTTCTATTTCTGCTGGATCAACCAGCTCTAAGTACCTGGCACTCATGCTCAAAGAGGATTTACGTAAGGTTGGGATCGTCGTAAATATTCGTCAGCTCGAATGGTCCGTCTATGTGGAAAATCTAAGGGATCGTCAGTTTGATGTTGTCTCGCTGCTGTGGATCGGTGGGCTGGAAGCTGATCCCTACCAGATCTGGCATTCTGATAATATTGGTGATCGCGGTTCCAACTATATTGGATTTCGCCATGCCGAAGCGGATTCGATTCTTGATCATGCTCGTTTTGAGATGGATAAAGAAAAGCGTAATGCCATGTACCATCGGCTCCAGGAAATTCTCCACGATGAACAACCCTACACCTTTATGTTTGCCCAGCGTGATCCTGCTGCGTATCTGAAAGAATTCCGGGGTGCCAAATGGATCCCCATCAGACCGGGTTATAAGATGTATAGTTGGTGGAGAAGCTCTGCTTCCCTGGGGAGCCCCATCTGATGTGGCGCTATTTCCTGAAACGGATTCTGTTGATCTTTCCCACCTTGTTTGGGATATCTATTATCACGTTTATCATCATTAAGCTGGC
Protein-coding sequences here:
- a CDS encoding peptide-binding protein; this translates as MKKSFLIQFIILILLIIYTNIGDRSIAEISDEPLGDAGGIRVELAEDATIFESSPGDLSPETGGTMVMAISAEPENLNYYTSTSAAATRFLDYIYEPLLDYDFETWQYDRPVLAESFTISEDGMTFTFKLRENTYWHDGQPLTADDVLFSIKAILNPFVDAAPQRTSFSKVVEAHTEGPYIFSVTSSETYFRNQEILGGFAIMPKHIWDPRSLMDRFTLADLLNPTITREEAAIKEFAEAFNTHSQGRPVGEDAEPIVGSGPFKFGKWITGDYMSLIRNDDYWGADDTYIKGFSDRGGYLDKIIIKVVQDATARLIALKAGEIDFIPRMRAIQYFEQTNSAEFLKNYQKVSYVVPAYSYIGWNNDKPYFKDKRVRQAMTMLIDREAYNKYIAYGMGIPTIGPFYIYGEQYNHNIERWPFDPIRAVELIEAAGWIDHDGDGIRDKDGVDFNFTFSISAGSTSSKYLALMLKEDLRKVGIVVNIRQLEWSVYVENLRDRQFDVVSLLWIGGLEADPYQIWHSDNIGDRGSNYIGFRHAEADSILDHARFEMDKEKRNAMYHRLQEILHDEQPYTFMFAQRDPAAYLKEFRGAKWIPIRPGYKMYSWWRSSASLGSPI